The following proteins come from a genomic window of unidentified bacterial endosymbiont:
- a CDS encoding 2-phosphosulfolactate phosphatase, with protein sequence MIFSKKITLVYNVINLLKNIFLLSIVFFFCKLVNLQAMQQSAITAEKHQWQKSSRTIDLEARFLREEELIHTVELALTQYKNIQLVNLQDHAVKLAADLPNQLQVTVVIDAFRAFTTAAYVLEQHPNSYRITTKSEVIARLASACKHPLLIGKSERGAALAYDIPNSPTRVAELSVTGRSVLHRTEAGAKGIFLAQNADIILVAGFVNAEATAEYIRKLVNPKITLAPMGHEATTPSLEDHVCALSIATLINNEKITIEKFIPALRKGSGSYFFSQDQWQYPHEDFKRCLEMGQPSFAIQAIIKKDYAILRRCQ encoded by the coding sequence ATGATATTCAGTAAAAAAATTACTCTAGTCTATAACGTCATCAATTTATTAAAAAATATATTTTTATTATCCATAGTTTTCTTTTTTTGCAAGCTAGTCAACCTACAAGCGATGCAACAATCTGCGATAACAGCAGAAAAACACCAGTGGCAAAAGAGTAGTCGTACAATAGATTTAGAGGCTAGATTCTTAAGAGAAGAGGAGCTTATTCATACAGTTGAATTAGCTTTAACTCAGTATAAAAATATCCAATTGGTCAATCTTCAAGATCACGCTGTAAAATTAGCAGCAGATCTACCAAACCAACTGCAGGTTACCGTCGTTATTGATGCCTTTCGAGCCTTTACAACAGCAGCTTATGTGTTAGAACAGCACCCAAATTCCTACAGGATAACCACAAAAAGTGAGGTCATTGCTCGATTAGCCTCAGCGTGTAAGCACCCGTTACTCATTGGGAAGTCTGAGAGAGGTGCAGCACTTGCTTATGATATTCCAAATTCTCCAACACGTGTCGCAGAGCTCTCAGTCACTGGTCGTTCAGTCCTTCACAGAACAGAAGCTGGGGCCAAGGGAATTTTTCTTGCTCAGAATGCAGATATCATACTGGTAGCAGGGTTTGTGAACGCTGAAGCCACTGCTGAATATATTCGTAAACTCGTTAATCCAAAGATTACTCTAGCGCCAATGGGGCATGAGGCTACGACTCCTTCATTAGAAGATCATGTGTGTGCTCTCTCTATCGCTACTTTAATTAATAACGAAAAAATAACTATAGAAAAATTTATCCCTGCGCTTCGAAAAGGTTCAGGGAGTTATTTTTTCTCTCAAGATCAATGGCAATATCCTCATGAAGATTTTAAGCGATGCCTGGAGATGGGACAACCTAGCTTCGCCATTCAAGCCATCATAAAAAAAGACTATGCTATTTTAAGACGGTGCCAGTAA
- a CDS encoding polysaccharide deacetylase WbmS family protein encodes MSHLIVTVDIDWACESAIEETLDFLKDKNILPTIFSTHHSSRVEASMSEIEIGLHPYFDLNSSQGSCITEVVKYVMDLPHNLPAYRCHRFASCNVSRQAMAEAGLLISSNVCTDLEIVPPFKDRFGLLEVPIFLEDGGYLWQKHPLEIKQPLMEKIVSNEIKVITIHPMHFAINTPHFHYMQDIKKSVNRQSWSTMRKKTLNNLRWPGRGIRDLMIDLLQCSPQTSSLGVLLAPS; translated from the coding sequence ATGAGTCATCTAATTGTAACGGTTGATATTGATTGGGCTTGTGAGTCTGCTATTGAGGAAACCCTTGATTTTCTTAAGGATAAAAATATTTTACCCACAATTTTTTCGACACATCACTCCTCTCGAGTAGAGGCGAGCATGTCAGAGATAGAGATCGGTCTTCATCCCTATTTCGACTTAAATTCATCACAGGGCTCCTGTATAACAGAAGTTGTTAAGTATGTGATGGATTTGCCTCACAACCTGCCTGCTTATCGCTGTCATCGATTTGCTAGCTGTAATGTCTCTAGACAAGCGATGGCTGAAGCTGGTCTGTTGATCTCCTCGAATGTCTGTACTGATTTAGAAATTGTTCCCCCATTTAAAGATCGTTTTGGGCTTCTAGAAGTTCCTATCTTTCTGGAAGATGGTGGTTATTTATGGCAAAAACATCCCCTAGAAATTAAGCAACCGCTTATGGAGAAGATAGTCAGCAATGAAATAAAAGTAATCACCATACATCCTATGCATTTTGCTATCAATACGCCACACTTTCATTATATGCAGGATATCAAAAAATCGGTCAATCGTCAATCGTGGAGCACGATGAGAAAAAAGACTTTAAATAATCTCCGTTGGCCAGGAAGAGGGATTCGAGATTTGATGATTGATTTGTTACAGTGCTCACCTCAAACATCCTCTTTAGGTGTTTTACTGGCACCGTCTTAA
- a CDS encoding radical SAM protein, with amino-acid sequence MTRSYYKGYWMVTNRCNLRCSYCVLENAPYQLKSELNLNGKKELVSHLYHHFDFRRLTLSGGEVVIFGKHPPSEFIELLRHLRTFRSSDPLKNLEIEIYTNGTRLDETVASEMQGVVDTVAVTIDGVKNSFLTDIGRNHRGYNNYFDNIVEVCSLLSKKGIELKLHSVIGQKNHLFLAEELPFIFDAVKAAGGHIACWKFFQYMSYDSPERDQLHAISDDLYNHFKEQAKRALEGRHLRLHFKDNHEMNASLFNILSYGNAQYMRDNDSWSTSQRTEDLRAYASLSELFAKHDIDESRFRRFHEISR; translated from the coding sequence ATGACTAGATCTTATTATAAGGGTTATTGGATGGTGACTAATCGATGTAATTTACGTTGTAGCTATTGTGTGCTTGAGAACGCCCCTTATCAATTGAAATCTGAGCTTAATCTTAATGGAAAGAAAGAACTTGTTTCTCATTTGTACCATCACTTTGATTTTCGCAGATTAACACTCTCTGGTGGAGAAGTGGTTATTTTTGGAAAACATCCTCCAAGTGAATTTATTGAACTTCTACGACATCTACGCACGTTCCGTTCCTCTGATCCTCTCAAGAATTTAGAAATAGAGATCTATACAAACGGCACACGCCTTGATGAAACAGTTGCCTCTGAAATGCAAGGGGTGGTTGATACTGTTGCAGTGACCATAGATGGTGTTAAAAACAGCTTTTTGACTGATATTGGACGCAATCATAGAGGCTATAACAATTATTTTGACAATATTGTGGAGGTCTGTAGTTTACTGTCTAAAAAAGGTATTGAACTTAAACTTCATAGTGTTATTGGACAAAAGAATCATCTGTTTCTAGCAGAGGAACTTCCTTTTATTTTTGATGCGGTAAAAGCGGCTGGTGGTCACATAGCTTGTTGGAAGTTTTTTCAATATATGTCTTATGATTCTCCAGAACGAGATCAGTTACATGCTATTTCAGATGATTTATATAATCATTTCAAAGAACAGGCTAAGCGTGCTCTTGAGGGACGTCATCTTCGACTTCATTTTAAAGATAATCATGAAATGAATGCCTCGCTCTTTAATATTCTTTCGTATGGAAATGCTCAATATATGCGAGATAATGATAGTTGGTCAACCAGTCAACGTACAGAGGATCTACGTGCTTATGCTTCACTGTCAGAATTGTTTGCTAAGCATGATATTGATGAAAGTCGTTTCCGTCGTTTTCATGAGATATCCCGATGA
- a CDS encoding glycosyltransferase, with protein sequence MKILLITEKCSPNLSQRDGGSRLVSTIKEAFGDALKIMQFGPVTDSTTPWHFEYPFNLSNRFERRLANSHFIAEKVKAVENLFTHFIFIHLSMQFSLVNIPVQKGVHIWTFPMFLTPSYLDSGERVPESYQEMERLALALSTNILTPSPLEKRQLIEVYAIPEERIHMIPRGVDRQFFTPKVRLINGPLRFCSIGSIKPQKNTLGLIQLFYRLQQRFPDATLRVIGATQNSEYCSQVHAEIQRLKLTRFIEFSGYISPEKLSLELEQAHFHLSTSTCETFGRSIFETLASGIPNIARKSGNAAAEFLEHLPYTRFTDSDDEALKAIEEMLPNFSKLSSMALEISDLYNNEMLSQLIVAKISNQASMAISDFDGTLFHKNNPEKTHRCLDAFKKFPRRIICSARATDDLLQLMNDYDLEVEWIVSYSGAVVTNGRGDLLWRFPLHLKEITWLESLIPQAKRIEQAGEILQIAIPIETVPQRLGLRIEKYQERAFILSWEASKFKAIHKLLHYIRWPGQVCAFGDGPYDAELLTYFDGTFISDFSSDYRYKQEFIND encoded by the coding sequence ATGAAAATATTATTGATCACAGAAAAATGTAGTCCAAATCTATCTCAACGGGATGGTGGATCTAGGTTGGTCAGTACGATTAAAGAGGCTTTTGGTGATGCTCTGAAGATTATGCAGTTTGGTCCTGTAACAGACTCCACCACCCCCTGGCACTTTGAGTATCCTTTTAATTTATCCAATCGGTTTGAAAGGCGACTCGCCAATAGTCACTTTATTGCAGAAAAAGTCAAAGCTGTTGAAAATCTCTTTACTCATTTTATTTTTATACATCTCTCTATGCAATTTAGTCTGGTCAATATTCCTGTACAAAAAGGAGTACACATTTGGACATTTCCGATGTTCCTGACCCCCTCTTACCTGGATTCTGGAGAGCGTGTTCCAGAAAGTTACCAGGAGATGGAGCGTTTGGCATTGGCACTGTCTACCAATATTTTAACGCCAAGTCCTTTAGAGAAGCGCCAACTGATAGAGGTTTACGCTATTCCAGAGGAGCGGATTCATATGATTCCAAGAGGTGTTGATAGACAATTTTTTACACCCAAAGTACGCTTGATTAATGGACCTCTCAGGTTTTGCAGTATCGGCAGTATAAAACCTCAAAAAAATACGCTGGGATTGATTCAACTATTTTACCGTCTGCAGCAACGCTTTCCAGACGCCACACTTCGCGTGATAGGCGCTACTCAAAATTCTGAATATTGTAGTCAAGTCCATGCTGAAATTCAACGTTTAAAGCTAACCCGTTTTATTGAGTTTTCTGGTTATATCTCTCCGGAAAAGCTTTCATTAGAACTTGAGCAAGCCCATTTTCACCTCTCTACATCCACCTGTGAAACCTTTGGCCGCTCAATATTTGAAACCCTGGCTTCTGGGATTCCAAATATTGCAAGAAAAAGTGGAAATGCTGCTGCTGAATTTTTAGAACACCTCCCTTATACTAGATTTACAGATAGCGATGATGAAGCCTTAAAGGCAATCGAGGAGATGCTGCCAAATTTTTCAAAGCTTTCATCGATGGCTCTTGAAATAAGTGATTTATATAACAATGAAATGCTCTCACAACTGATCGTGGCTAAAATTTCTAATCAAGCATCTATGGCAATCAGTGATTTTGATGGAACGCTTTTTCATAAAAATAATCCTGAAAAAACCCATCGATGTCTAGATGCTTTTAAGAAATTCCCAAGACGAATTATCTGTAGTGCCCGTGCCACTGATGATTTACTCCAACTTATGAATGATTATGATTTAGAGGTTGAATGGATTGTGAGTTACAGCGGGGCTGTTGTCACCAATGGACGGGGCGATTTACTGTGGCGTTTTCCTCTCCATTTAAAGGAGATCACCTGGTTAGAATCATTAATTCCACAAGCTAAACGTATAGAGCAAGCAGGAGAGATACTCCAGATCGCCATACCCATTGAAACGGTTCCACAGCGGTTAGGTCTTCGTATAGAAAAGTATCAAGAGCGTGCTTTTATTCTAAGTTGGGAAGCCTCTAAATTTAAGGCAATTCATAAACTTTTGCATTATATACGCTGGCCTGGGCAAGTCTGCGCCTTTGGGGATGGTCCTTACGATGCAGAGCTATTAACTTATTTTGATGGTACTTTTATTTCGGATTTTTCTAGTGATTATCGTTACAAACAGGAGTTTATCAATGACTAG
- a CDS encoding glycosyltransferase family 4 protein — protein MTTPHSILLFADRLPPLIGGMEMHAAAFIDYFTDHQHFPLSAVITKNDNEQDCIVLKENKYPIDIKNLPEKITPDFIFFNSGRWIEELEKIRALFPRARFFYRTGGNEILKASLTHDLILDHKLRQSYWIKTLNQVIDTLITNSVYTERRLLKVGITCPFLRCVGGVTISALKPVASNSQRPLTIFCAARFVPYKNHDLLLFIIHQLLLRGNQFCVRLAGDGLLLEQAKEQVLSNHLTPVIEFLGVLDNRETCHEIACADVYMQLSSDLLTAVPGGSYIHSEGMGRSILEAITAGTFVIAGRSGALPEIITEARGILVELDNLKHLIERIEAVLCHLPPRGDFIEDFSWEKIFKRYEGLFERSHENIIDHRKM, from the coding sequence ATGACGACTCCTCATAGTATTCTATTGTTTGCAGATCGTCTTCCGCCTCTTATTGGGGGGATGGAAATGCATGCGGCTGCCTTTATTGATTATTTTACTGACCATCAACACTTTCCCCTGTCTGCTGTTATTACTAAAAATGACAATGAACAAGATTGCATAGTATTAAAAGAAAATAAATATCCTATCGATATTAAAAATTTGCCAGAAAAGATTACTCCAGATTTTATTTTTTTTAACAGCGGCAGATGGATTGAAGAATTAGAAAAAATTCGAGCTCTATTTCCTAGAGCCCGATTTTTCTATCGTACGGGTGGCAATGAAATATTAAAAGCGTCGCTGACACATGATCTGATCCTTGATCATAAGCTAAGACAGTCTTACTGGATTAAAACGCTTAATCAGGTAATCGATACGCTGATCACTAATTCAGTCTATACGGAGAGACGTCTTCTTAAAGTAGGGATAACCTGTCCATTTTTACGTTGTGTCGGTGGGGTGACTATTTCTGCTTTAAAGCCGGTAGCATCAAACTCTCAACGACCCTTAACTATCTTCTGTGCTGCCCGTTTCGTCCCCTACAAGAACCATGACCTGTTACTCTTTATAATCCATCAACTTTTATTAAGAGGAAATCAATTTTGCGTCCGATTGGCAGGAGATGGTCTGTTGCTCGAGCAGGCAAAAGAGCAAGTTTTAAGCAACCATCTGACACCTGTTATAGAATTTTTAGGGGTGCTAGATAATAGAGAAACTTGTCATGAAATTGCTTGTGCAGATGTTTATATGCAGCTCAGTAGTGATCTGTTAACAGCAGTGCCTGGAGGCTCTTATATTCACTCAGAAGGTATGGGTCGCTCTATTTTAGAAGCTATTACAGCAGGTACTTTTGTGATCGCAGGCCGAAGTGGAGCGCTTCCTGAAATTATTACAGAGGCTAGGGGGATTCTGGTTGAACTGGATAATTTAAAGCACTTAATAGAGAGAATAGAAGCGGTGCTTTGTCATTTACCACCGCGCGGTGATTTTATTGAGGATTTTAGTTGGGAGAAAATTTTTAAACGCTACGAAGGATTATTTGAGAGATCTCATGAAAATATTATTGATCACAGAAAAATGTAG
- the wecB gene encoding non-hydrolyzing UDP-N-acetylglucosamine 2-epimerase, with the protein MKSVLVVIGTRPEAIKLAPIVTAMSNSRCFNYQVCLTQQHTDLLEPVLLPLGISAHYKLKNSRSHRSLHQSAADILKQFEAVLIESTPDLVLVQGDTTSAFIAALAAFYSGIPVAHVEAGLRTGDIGSPWPEEGHRCLIDKLTTYFFAPTLAAQKSLLAEGAPPENVWVVGNTAIDAIRLARGSSTLTEDFSQWRVIVVTIHRRENHGEPLQAICSALRSLAEQFLEIQIVFVLHPNLAVRQPVMEMLSDIHNIKLLEPLDHRSFIQLLEKCTFLITDSGGIQEECSFLGKPILITRNTTERQEGLQAGTARLIGTKADHIVACCQELLTNEAALTAMSKVHFPYGDGYAAERIVDILECKLCENL; encoded by the coding sequence ATGAAATCTGTTTTAGTGGTGATTGGCACCCGCCCTGAAGCGATTAAGCTTGCGCCAATTGTAACGGCCATGAGTAACAGTCGTTGCTTTAACTATCAAGTCTGTCTTACTCAGCAGCATACAGATTTACTGGAGCCTGTTCTATTGCCTTTAGGAATAAGCGCTCATTATAAATTGAAAAATAGTAGATCTCACCGTTCGCTGCATCAGAGTGCTGCTGATATTCTAAAACAGTTTGAAGCAGTTTTAATCGAATCAACACCCGATCTTGTCCTGGTGCAAGGAGATACTACCTCAGCATTTATCGCAGCACTGGCAGCGTTTTATTCGGGTATTCCAGTGGCACATGTTGAAGCGGGACTAAGAACAGGTGATATTGGATCACCCTGGCCTGAAGAGGGGCATCGCTGTTTAATTGATAAACTAACGACCTATTTCTTTGCCCCCACCTTAGCAGCACAGAAAAGCCTGCTTGCAGAAGGAGCCCCCCCTGAGAATGTTTGGGTTGTCGGTAATACCGCGATCGATGCTATCAGGCTAGCACGCGGTTCTTCAACATTAACTGAAGATTTTTCTCAATGGCGCGTGATCGTGGTGACGATTCATCGACGAGAAAACCATGGTGAACCGCTTCAAGCGATCTGTTCTGCTCTCCGATCGCTTGCTGAACAGTTTTTAGAGATACAGATTGTATTTGTACTGCACCCAAATCTTGCAGTGCGTCAACCTGTCATGGAGATGCTGTCAGATATACACAATATCAAGTTGCTTGAACCCCTCGATCATCGATCATTTATCCAGCTTCTAGAGAAGTGTACCTTTTTAATAACAGATTCTGGAGGTATTCAAGAAGAGTGCTCTTTTTTAGGAAAGCCTATTTTGATAACACGGAATACGACTGAAAGACAAGAGGGGCTGCAAGCCGGCACTGCCAGACTGATAGGCACTAAAGCCGATCATATTGTGGCTTGCTGTCAAGAGTTACTGACTAACGAAGCGGCGCTAACTGCCATGTCGAAAGTGCATTTTCCCTACGGTGATGGTTATGCGGCAGAACGTATTGTAGATATTTTAGAGTGCAAGCTTTGTGAGAATTTATGA
- a CDS encoding nucleotide sugar dehydrogenase, producing MSTVLQHNLKKRVCITGLGRVGLPIACLLATSGYAVLGVDTDDEVVRSVQAANLIHSEKNLQNLLISALRNHCLEVSKTVSPAEIHIIAVPTLLNSENQPDIAYVHQAIEALKPHLRSGDLILIESTCPIGTTDTIAKALRSVCSDLSVAYCPERIFPGNTLYELVHNSRIIGGVDDTSTLQAANFYRSFVCGEIITANVRVTEAVKLAENAYRDINIAYANELSMIADRINIDINELIRLANKHPRVNILNPGPGVGGYCIAIDPWFLVPAAPDLTVLIAKARAVNLQKTEWVIQKVREAIKDNNAQVIACLGLTYKPNVSDSSASPALTVAETLEKEIEVLRVDPYLPNTQPLYEALIRAEIVVCLVAHREFQNIPLHCLDKKILLDFAGGLT from the coding sequence ATGTCCACTGTTCTGCAGCATAACCTTAAAAAACGGGTATGTATTACAGGGTTAGGTCGTGTAGGGCTTCCTATAGCTTGTCTCTTAGCCACTTCGGGTTATGCTGTTCTTGGAGTAGATACTGATGATGAAGTCGTCAGAAGCGTACAAGCAGCCAATTTAATCCATTCAGAAAAAAATCTACAAAATTTATTAATCAGCGCTCTCCGTAATCACTGTCTTGAGGTATCGAAAACAGTTTCGCCAGCCGAGATACATATCATTGCTGTTCCTACCCTTTTAAACTCAGAAAACCAGCCAGATATTGCTTATGTGCACCAGGCTATTGAAGCTCTGAAGCCGCATCTTCGATCGGGAGATCTCATTTTAATTGAGTCAACTTGCCCTATAGGAACCACCGACACGATAGCCAAAGCGTTACGAAGTGTCTGTTCTGATCTCTCTGTAGCTTACTGTCCAGAGCGTATTTTTCCAGGAAACACTCTGTATGAGCTGGTACATAATAGTCGTATTATCGGGGGAGTCGATGATACTTCGACCCTGCAGGCTGCAAATTTTTATCGCTCATTTGTTTGCGGAGAGATTATCACAGCTAATGTACGAGTGACAGAAGCGGTTAAGCTAGCTGAGAATGCTTATCGAGATATCAATATCGCTTATGCCAATGAGCTGTCAATGATAGCTGATCGTATTAATATAGATATTAATGAATTAATTCGACTGGCCAACAAGCACCCACGTGTGAATATTTTAAATCCAGGTCCAGGGGTCGGTGGTTATTGTATAGCGATTGATCCATGGTTTCTGGTACCCGCCGCGCCCGATCTGACCGTTCTCATTGCAAAAGCGCGAGCAGTGAACCTACAAAAAACAGAGTGGGTGATTCAAAAAGTAAGAGAGGCCATCAAAGACAATAACGCCCAGGTGATTGCTTGCCTAGGATTAACCTACAAACCAAATGTTTCAGATAGCAGTGCTTCTCCGGCATTGACTGTAGCAGAGACTCTAGAAAAAGAGATCGAGGTGCTTCGAGTTGATCCCTACCTGCCGAATACTCAGCCACTGTATGAAGCACTGATCCGTGCTGAGATTGTAGTCTGTCTTGTTGCCCATCGTGAATTTCAGAATATTCCTTTACACTGTCTTGATAAAAAAATTCTCCTAGATTTTGCAGGAGGTTTGACATGA
- a CDS encoding GNAT family N-acetyltransferase → MILSGCHLRQALPADIPALFKVRTSVRENYLSMEVLAQLNITPETLPNLLAGAGRGWVVEFSRKIVAFAMANASEKTIFALFVLPEHEGKGLGRWLMKEAEQWLLNQGCQAIWLLTDRNPQVRANGFYRYFGWQDDGVQANGQIRLIKHLKLSCHPG, encoded by the coding sequence ATGATCCTCTCCGGCTGCCACCTGCGTCAGGCACTCCCTGCCGACATCCCTGCTCTGTTCAAGGTAAGAACCAGTGTGCGAGAAAACTACTTGTCCATGGAAGTGCTCGCCCAATTGAACATTACCCCTGAAACACTGCCAAACCTGCTAGCGGGGGCAGGACGGGGTTGGGTGGTGGAGTTTAGTCGTAAAATTGTGGCATTTGCTATGGCCAATGCCAGTGAAAAAACCATTTTCGCGTTGTTTGTGCTCCCTGAGCACGAAGGAAAAGGATTAGGCCGGTGGCTCATGAAAGAGGCCGAACAGTGGCTATTGAATCAAGGCTGTCAAGCTATCTGGCTGCTGACTGATCGGAATCCTCAAGTGAGAGCCAATGGTTTTTATCGGTATTTTGGCTGGCAGGATGATGGCGTGCAGGCCAATGGTCAAATTCGGTTGATTAAGCATTTGAAACTCAGCTGCCATCCTGGATAA
- the lspA gene encoding signal peptidase II, translating into MRLLALLKRGEATGLRWLWVALLVGLLDHFSKQWIVQHFMLDEVRYCLPWLNWVHVQNPGAAFSLLANDPAWHWLLAAAAVLVCGVLLVNLARQSASQRSLNLAYTWVIGGALGNLSDRLQTGAVIDFIDLHLAGWHWPAFNVADSAICLGCAWLLWLSFQGAE; encoded by the coding sequence ATGAGGCTGCTAGCGCTGCTGAAACGGGGAGAGGCGACTGGCTTGCGCTGGTTGTGGGTTGCGCTGCTGGTTGGCCTACTTGATCACTTCAGCAAGCAGTGGATTGTGCAGCACTTTATGTTGGATGAGGTTCGCTACTGTCTCCCCTGGCTCAATTGGGTTCATGTGCAAAACCCAGGGGCAGCTTTCAGCCTATTGGCCAACGATCCGGCCTGGCACTGGCTACTGGCCGCCGCCGCTGTGTTGGTGTGTGGAGTACTGTTGGTCAATTTAGCGCGGCAGTCGGCAAGCCAGCGATCGCTCAATCTGGCCTATACCTGGGTGATCGGTGGTGCGCTGGGGAATCTCAGTGATCGTCTGCAGACGGGTGCGGTCATCGATTTTATCGACCTGCATCTGGCAGGTTGGCACTGGCCCGCCTTCAATGTGGCTGATAGTGCGATTTGCTTAGGGTGTGCCTGGTTACTCTGGCTGTCGTTTCAGGGCGCAGAGTAA